The Fusarium falciforme chromosome 4, complete sequence genomic interval CTAAGCAATGAATGCTAGGCTGTCTATCATGTTGCGGGAGCCTCCCAGCTAAGCTAACATGTTCCAATGCTCACCAGAGTTCGACCTAACGCTCAAAGAGCACTTGCAAACTATAGGCAGCAATCTTTGTTGCCTTAGAGCTAATATTTACGCTATTTCGTAGCCAGACAGCACAGATTCAACAAGAAATGCAATTCACATCCACTTTACCATCAAGGCCTCGCACGGCTGAACAGACAAACAGAAACGTGTTTGGTGATAGCTTCATTACCCCTTTGCTAATCCGTGCAAATCTACTGGGCAATCCTGCTGACGTAATGCGCCTGTAGGCGGCTTTACCCCGGCCATCAACTGTCAACCAACCTTGTGCTTCCCGCCTTACGTAATCCGGCAAGGCGTCTCATCCACAGTTGATCGGTTGCTCGGAAAACAATCACCTCACGAAGCAAACCGTCGAGATCACCCCCTCGCCAGCGAAATAACGAGTCTACCCGCCCGCACGAGGGAGACACGGTAGCGAGACGATCCGAGAAGTTCAATTGACCGATCCCCGACGCCTACGAGCGAACCGTTTGCCCGCCATGCCTCAAGATATGCCCCCTCGGGGCGGGTACGAGCCCGTCCAGTACAAGGTGCGTTGGGAGAGAACAGTTGGGAGAGGGGTGTTTTGAGGTGCTCTGTATGGGTATTGTTGGTTTGGACGAGCAATTGGGACATTTGGGACGACGAAATGGACCCGGAGACTCCCCGACCGATGCGAACGAACCGAGTCTTTGAAACTCAAGAGCTGGATACAAATGGAGACGGAGCAATTGAAGTCCTAGACAAATGCTGACTCTCAGCAGCGAAACCTCCCCGCCAAGGGTTTCCGCCCCGgaatcctcctcctcggcatggGCGCCGTTATGGGCTTCGGCTGGTACAAACTGATCCATGGCATGCGAGAGGCCAAGTACGTTTCCCTCCCAGCTACCACAAGAGAAAACACCAGATCGTTAACAGCAATACAGCGAGCTCGCCCGTGAAAAGATGTGGGCCCGCATCAACCTCATTCCCCTCCTCCAGGCCGAAGAGGACCGCGACCAGGTGCGACGATACCTGGCCGACCAGAAGCGCGAGAAGGAGCTGCTGGGCGACAACGCCAAGGTCTACCACAGCGACCGGTAAGCCTCCTCCAACCATGCATACAAATGTAAACTGACATGTTCAGATTCGTGCGGCCGACCTTTGCCGTCGTTCCCCCTCCCACCACAAACTAGACGAGCCGAGGGTATGGGAAGGTGtaaagagaagagatggcTTTGCGTTTTTGGGCCAGTGTGTGTATATATGTATCTGACAATGAGTGGTTTTGCCACGGCCACCGGAATTGAGGGAAGATCAAGGCATGAGTCTGTCTATCTAGTGACAACTGACTTGACGGTGACCTTCATGGGCAAGACCTGGTGTTGAAGAACAACTAACAACTCGACGAACTAACATAAGAGGAACGGCTGCTCAGCCTTGGAGACTCTCAGCCTCAATATTACAGACTCAAATTACCCAtcctgccatcatcaacaactaCCTTCAGTTACACAACCACAGCTCACCCTCAACTCAACTACTCAACCTTGTCAACAGTGATCAACTCCAACCTCGACAGCATAGCCAACCACATCTCCATCGCCTACTTGACCTTGCTCATCTGCTTCTCAGTCCACTCCCACAACTCCCTCCCAACCCCCTCATCAAAGCACATCCCATCCCCGCCATTCCCCTTCCCAACCGGCAAATACAACGCAACCCTCCCCTTCTCACCTTCAATCTTCTCCCTACTCCCAACCCCCGCCGCCGCCCAAGCAGTATTATACCCCCCCTGCTCAACAGTCATCATGGTAGGATTTGTGACGTACACAAACATCCTCTTCCAGAACCCCAGCTCCGTGACGAGCCCCGTGGCTATGACACCCGGATGAACTACCACGCTTGTGATTTTGGGATGTCGACGGTGGAGTTCACGGGCGAAGACAATGTTGGCGAATTTGCTTTGTCCGTAGCGACCCCATGTTCCCCAACCTATGTCTTCCTGTGTGGTGTGCAGCGTGGCAAAGTCGATGCCGCCCTTGGGATGGCCCCTATATCCCAACGATGTGACGGATACGAAACGCACATCTGCGTTGGGGAGTTCTGCAGTTTTGAGCATCACGGGCAAGAGGTGCATGAGGAGAGCCGCGTTTCCAAGGTGATTGACGCCAAACTGCATCTCTACACCATCCTTAGTAAGACCAGCGTCAACAGCCATGATACCAGCGTTGGCAATAAAGACATCAAGTCTATCATGTCGAAACTTGCTCGCTGCAGCACGGATGCTAGACAGCGATGTGAGGTCACATTCGAGAAATGTCGCCTCGACAGGTGGTGAAAGAGATTTGAGGGCCTCTAGAAGGGATGCTGCTGAAGAGGCAGAGCGGCCAGTGAAGTAAATGTGCGAGGGGTTGTGTGCCGCGAGTGTGAGGATGGCAGATTTTCCAAGGCCAGCAGTTCCTAGGATATGTTAGACAATAAATCGCCATGCCAAGGAAGAGTTTTAGCGGTTTGTGAAGTCGTGTAGGGGAGTGTCAACTCACCACCAGTGACAAGAATGACCTTTCCAGAAAGATCACTCACGTCCTTGTCAGGATCGAAACCACAGTAAGAAGGCATATCGtttcttaaatttcttaggtaGAGCAAAAGGAACAATTATGTCAATAGAGAACAGATGTAGGCGCGCCACGCTATATCTTCGTACTACTCCAACAGGAACAAAAGCCCTCTTTATACTCAAACAAGAGCACCTCCGTCGGAAAGACGATGCTCCTTATTATCCTCGCTTACATGCCAAAACGGCCCAATCCGTCATGTCTTTACAGTCCGACTTGAGATGAGGCGGCATGATAATCGACCGACGCTCACCGGGATACTTTACTAGGATTTACTATCGCGAAGAGCAGCCAAATGCATGCAATTGCGTTAGTGCGGGATAGTTTCCAATCCCTGGCTGCCCCACTTCGACACGGCCAAATCTCCCCGGCTGTGTCAAACTGGAAGCGCCTCCTTTCAGGATTAGCAAGCTTCACTTACTATGACGACTACAATTCAGAGCCCAGCTGAGCATCGTTTCAAAGTATCAACTTGTGATATCCCTCTAAGGCCACGGATCACACATCGATGGTCACCATTATGGCATCAAATCGCTTCATTCCCATGCCTCAAGGGGGGTATTGTAAATACATACACTAGATGCTGGATACACAAAATATCAACTCCCTCGCCATCCCTCCATATACAGTCCTTCTAAACCATCCTCTTTTAACTAAAAAATGTCCCGCGCCGCGCCCGTAACATATTCCAACCCCCCTGAGCTCCAAGTTTAATCACCGGCAGCCTCCAACTCTGCGAGTAGCTCTCTCTCcagctcgtcctcgtcaaagtccaTCGTCTCATCTGCATTAACCAATCCATTCTTGTTATCCGCTGCTTCGTCCCCTGTCGGTCCCGGAGTCGGTAAGCTcgcatcttcttcatctgcgTCGTCGCCGTTGGGCGTATGTATTGCCCGCAGTCCTGAAGCGCCTCGATTCCGTGCCAGCCGCTGCTTCTTAGCAAGAACACTCTCGCCTATGCTTGATGCTCCGTCGTTATCCGACTCGTCTGGGtcggccatcatcttccgCTTTGTCCCTTGCTTCACACTATCTCCATCGTTGGTCTCAGCACCAGAGTTTGTAGCCGTGTCATCGCCGctctcgccgtcgtcgtcatcgtcgtccatGAACTCAGCGAGTTCATCTTCGGCTTCACCCCAGTCAaagtccttgagctcctggcCTGTCTGTGCATCCTCGACTTCTTCCACCTCCGATGGCACCTCTGTGGTGTCCTCTCCTCCCTTCTCCCGGTCGATGTCGTGGATCTCCAGATAGTATGGTCGTTCATCCAGCCGTCGCCATTGACTGAGGCAGTCGGTGAGCCAGTTCTGATTCACAATCTTAATGCTGGGAATCTTGGCCGCCTGCTGCACCTTCTTTGTCCGCGGGCGTGAGGAGGCCACAACGAGATGCGTCACTCGCTTTGACACAGTGTCAAGGACCTGAGCACCAAAGCTTTGAGCTTGCATCCCGATCTCTGACTCCTCCACCTTGACTCCAAGCGGTACAAGACCAGACAAGACAATCACAAGCCCAGAAAGAACGCTAGACTTGAGCTCGTCGAGGATGTCACCAGCGTCCGGGACCATGGACAGGTCAACACCATCGTCCACAGAAGCTCTCCGCTTCGTTTTGCTGTGCGCGGGTGGATGTGTGCCTTCTGATTGTCTCCGCTCCGCTCGTCGTCGGTCATATGTCTCGTAGAACGATGTGTGCAGATCAGTGAGGTGGTCCTGGAGGGCGATgagctcctcatcatcatcaacaagaagaTTCCGGTGGTGGCTGTGTGAAGAGTCGCCATTCTGGGGGTCTTGTTGCTCATCCTCCTTGTCCAGCTCCTCTTGCATGTGCAGCAACGGCCGATCCGTCAGCTGCTTCTCCAGCGTCTTCTCTTGCTCCTCGGTCTGAATCTTCAAGTTCATGGCATCGTCGCCACCGCTCATCCTAACAAGCTCGTCCAGAGGCGAGGCCTTAGCTGCTGCCTTTGCCTTGGGACTTGTGGGCTTCTGCTTGAGTGTCGGCAAGACATCCTGTCGCTTGGGTAGGAAGCTCGAGTTGATATCGCCGATGCCCTTGAAGAAGTCGTAGGGTACAACCTTGATCAGGTTTGGTCGGTTCAATGGCCACACGTCGGCTCGATCGTCGATAATAACTACCATGTCCGTGCTAACAGGGAACAGGCGCTGAAGGCTCTTGGAAGTAATACTACCGTTCTCATCACGACTGATGACGCGGTTTccaaagagctttttatcgGGGTCGACAATACGAGCGATGTTAAGGGCATAGGCGCGTGTACCCATAGTGTACACGTGCAACTCGTACATCTTGGAAATCTCCTCGAGGAACTCAGCCAGCCCAGGTCGCAACTTGATGTAATATGTGCATCCGCTCGCGAGGCCGCGTGGGCCATCATCGTTGAGCTGGAAGCTCTTGACGTCTTTGACAGCTTGATGGTTGGGGTTCGTCGGGTCGCGCTGCCACTCGCCGATGGTGGGTTCGATACAGGCGTGGATGATCGTCTGGTCCAGATCGACGACCAGGGTCAGTTTTCGTTGCCGCAGAAGCCGCTTCTGAGACTCGTGCTCGGCCCTGGCGGCAACGTTCTCGCTGACCATCAGGGCAGTCTGGTCGTGTGTCATGTTGATCATGGCACGATCCGTATCCCGCTCCTCAGTGGCCCAGTTGATCTCGGTCATGTCAGCGCCGCACAAGCTGCATAGGCCCTGCATCTGAACCTCGTGACCGCACGCCTCCTCGACCAAGAAGCAGGGCGCGTCGGCCGCGACCTCCATGCCCTCGCGGATGCGCCATTGTTTGAGGATGCCCTCGGCTGGGCTATCAAACTCTGTGTATGTGGTTTCGTCGACCCAAGTATCATCGCCGATCTTGCGCTTCCAGAAGAACTTGTACTCGAAGAGGCTATCCTGCTTCTTGATCGTGTCGCCGGGTGATTTGAggagcttggtgatggtgatggggtAGTGTAGGCGCGTGCCTAGCGGGACTACCTTGTCGAACATGGTAGGATAATGtcgatgttggtgttgtgggaAAGGCTTCTTAAGACGGCGGTGTGCCTCTACAGTTGTAATCAATAATGTTAGCGCGTGTTATTCCCTTCTGTAGTGGTTGACCTCCGATGTCGCGTTCACGATGCCAATGCAGCGCCATCAAAGAAACGTACCTAGAGAGCTCCCCTTTTCTTAATCCTTCTCGGCGCAGGCCCTCCAGCCAAGCCCATGGCCTCACCAGAATACGGCGCGGAAAGCCGATGTGATTCGGCGCCAGAAAGACAAAGGTTGAAGTTTGTCCCACGTGCAATCGCAAGCCGAGAGTTTTCGCGTTGTATCGTCGCCAAAGAGTCTCAATGGACGCTTTCCGTGAATTTATGCCAAGCGCAGATAAATTCTCTCGATGGACTGCAAGAGATTTTTCCTTGTTCGCGTCGCGATGCGTCGCTCGTTGGTGGTCGATGAACGTTCTTTGAGCGGCCTTGCTCAAGGTCGGGGAGAAAGCTTGCACGGAGGTGACGCACTTGGTACGCAGCGCAAAGCTCACAGCACTCAAGTGCACTGCTCAGCGGGCAGCTCTCGCCTGTACCCGCAAACGGACCGTGGAGAACGGTTGGCGCAAACAGCGTCACGTGGGTGAGACAGCCCACTATGCGGAAGACGCTGGAATAAAAGTCCGGCGCACGATAGCTGGGTGGCGCAGCAAGTTCCCTGTCGGGATTGGCGATCGCGATCGATGGTCCAAGCTTTCCGCTGGTCGGGGAGAGCTGTATATCCGAAGTCAATCCCAAGGGGACTGAGAAAACGGAGACGCAGACAAGGTGGGTGACAAGGGGACTTGAGTCCTTGTTCTATCCTCTTTCCCGAATTGAACTGGATCAACGAGAAGAGAATTCGCAAAGAAGCACGCTCAAGCCTGATGCCTGCAGCAGCCAATTGACAATGCGACGCAGAAATGCGACAGAAGGAGGGGCCGGGGTTGTGTCGTCACACGAATCGCGGGGGTGGGAAGATGGTATGGAGTATAAAAAAGGTTGATGATTGTCAATCAAGTTTTGGAAGCTCTTCTTTTTGGGTTATCGGAAGAAGGCGGGTTTCTGCAATAGCAGCGTGTCAGCAGAGTACTCCCAGGCTGGCGACATCCATCAGACAAAAGAAGATGTCAATAGCCGCTCCGGAACGAGAGGAAAGGAACGGGGGTGTCGGGTACCTACCAGAAAAGTACACTAGGATCAAATGGTCGTCCTATGAATGGGTCGCAACTGCCGCGAAAACAGGAGGGAAGACCCGCCCTTTTTGTACTTTTGGGGGCAGCGATGCCATGCTAACCTGAGGTCACCCCCGGACGCGCGCAAAGGTCAAGCTCGTCGCTCCCGCCGCTTGGAGCTTGGGAGCTTCTCCGAATCAGTCACATCATCCATTTTCATTGAATCATTCACAATCGCGTCCGCGTTCCCTGCACCGGGAAAGCCTCGGGACaaggaaaaagagagaggtctcatcatcatgtAGTAGTGCACAAGACACGCTCTATTGAATGCTTCGCTttttgttgctgttgcctCCATAACTCGGTTTCCTCATCCCATCCCTGCTGCGGAGGCCCGTGGCCGAGGCTGTCACTTGGACACGGCTCTGTGGGGCGCTGCCAGTCACGATGGCTCTCGACGCAAGAGTGGCCTCAGACGCTTGGTGGCGCGCATCATGCCATCCAGTTACCCTAGACAAATAAGCTAGGCAGACCACAAGTTGTCGTTATTGACTCAGTTAGCGATGATTCAGGCATTATTAATGGTGAATATAGTTTCTGCGGTGTTCTCAACGTTTTTCACATGTCTTGAACCATAGTTACTTCGTGGGGGCGCGCTGTGGAACCTCTTCACGGTTCAGCTTTACCAAACCATCATGAAACTTGGAATACCACAACAAAGAGATAACCACCTAGAGGTCCTGATGGACCTACAACAGCACTCGTTTACCAGCCACCAATACAAATCAGGAAAGAAGTGGACGAAGACACGCACACAAATATCAAAACATCAAAATTCATCAATGAGACTGGTATCAATATCGCGACAAGACAATGCACCTCCAGGTCGTCAACCGTCAACATCTATCGTTGCATCCCGTCCCATGTCATTCATGCCATCGTTTCAACCCAATCCAGACTCCCGCTTCCAGCACATAACACGACAGGACAAAGCACATACAGCAGCAATATCTCAAGCCGCCGATTGAACCATCTTGTAACCCTCAGACACCAACTTTGTGATCTCCTCGTTCTTGTGCTGCAGAATGCCCAGCGCAAACGCGACATCGTTCCACTGTCGCTCCGTCTCACATCGGCTGAGACGCGCCGCAAGCTTCTCGGCCAGCTGCTTGGCATGCTTATCCTGGTGGGTGCGTTAGTTATCACTGATTGAGTGTCAAGTTGTATCTGAGGGGGACTCACCTTCTCGACAAAGCCGAGCAAGAATCTCACAACCCGGCGGAAGCTCTCTTCCTCCATGTTACCGCCGGCACTCAGCAGACTAAACATGTCCACAAAGTGGTTGTACACAGCATTGTCCTTGGTGCTGAGCTCAGTGAAGAACATTCTTGCCAGATCCGCGATTCTGcgatcatcatcctccatgCACTTGGCCATCTCGCCGAGCTgacccttgaccttgacctgaCCAGCCAGGATCAGGAAGGTCAGCGTCATCAGACATGTACGCTTGACCGATGTATCGGCGTCTGCCAAACGACGGTATAGAAAGTCGGTGTTTTCATCAATCAGGTGGTTGAAGCAAACCGCCATATCTCCCAGAGCAATCACTGCGTTGGATCGCACCGTCGCGTCAGGCGAGCGCtccatgatggtgatgagaagAGGCAAGTTGGTCTCGCAGTATTCGGCAGACACGCACATGAGTTTCGCAAGACACAATGTTGCGGCGGCCTGAAGACCCTTGTCAGCATATGTAGTGTTGTTGGCGCAGATCTCAGAAACAAGAGGACCGAAGATGGCCAACAGTGAGTTGGGTCCATACAAAAGCTCACGCTCACGAATATGAGCCATGGCTTCTGTAAAGTCATCTTCTGTTGTGCCTCCAATCAGGTCCAGCTCGTCGGcatcctccttgtccttgtcggaCTTGGCTGGTgcaagcttctccttctcctgcttTCTGCGCTTGAAGTCAAGTTCGCAAAGCTCAAGATGGACAATCTGCTTGATGGCAACATGtccgacgatgaagagaagcTGTGACAAGGCAATGGCGTTGTCgcgcttcttgggcttctcattCTGGGTGGGAATCTGATCCCCGGTAGGGATAGGCTTGGTATCATCCCGAGATCCAGGTCGTGACCCGGGTTGTGAACCTGGCCGAGACTGCGGTTGACCAAAGACTTGTCGTGTCTTGTGTCGGATGATATCTGAGCAGAGGGTATCAGggtgcttggcgatggcatAGATAGCATTGATGGCCTGCTCTGCGACTCCATACCACTCCTTGCTGTCCGAAGGCACATCGGTGATGGCAGCCAATCTGGCCGACACAGCGTGGTCATTGGGCAGACGAGAAAACTTGATCGGCGAATCCTTTGCCTGTCGCCCTGTGGGGTTGATTCTCCTCAGAGCAATGCAGGTGTACTTGGCTAACTGGAGGTCGTTGCGTCCATGTGCTCCAAGACCTGTTCGCAGCATCGTCTCGATTTCACCAACAACAATCTCAGGGTTCGCAGTCGCCAACATGcccaagatgatgatggcacctCGTCGCTGAGTGCGAGAAATCTCGCGCTTCTGGACACCGTAAACCTGCCACAGCTTGGTGATGACAACCTCAGGAATCATGCCGCCCTTCATCATGGTAGCAAGTAGTTGCTCAAGAGACGTGAGCTCAGCAGGCGTAGCACCAGATGTGAGACTGATCATGTTCCGCGCAATATAGTTGGCCGCATCGTTGGGGCTGAACGAGTCAGGGGCCTCGAAAAAGAGTCGTCTATAGCAGTCGATCAGGTGTGCCTGAACTCCCTTGCCCTCATCACTGTTGCCCTTGGTCCAGATAAGGCGAAGCATGCGTCGGATGCCATCCTTGTTCTGCTCGATGTTGTAGGCGTCGCCAACCTCGAAGAAGTCGATAGCCTCAATGACCTCGCTCTTGTTTCTTGAGCCAAGAAGCTGGCAGATGGTGCCAGTGGCTTCATGGATAACATCGATAAACTTGAGCGCTTCGTTGTAGTACCTCCTGGTCAAGGTGAGCTTCTCAATGGCCTCGCTCgtggcagcctcctcctgaGCCTTCTTGATAGCAGCcaccttctcttcttcagtcattggcttgggcttctcagGGGAACCGATCTGCGTCGCCTCATCTAACAACTCGTTGTCGACAGTAGTATTGGCCTGATCACCCCCGAAGCCAGGCATACCAGGGGGCGGCTTCAGAGCGTTCAGctcttcctcaaccttgTCCAAGCGAGCCTGCCATTCCTTTCTTGATAGTTGAGCGCCGTGCATGACAGTAAATGGATGGGTCTTGATGAGAGTGCCAAGTAGCTTGATGGCATTTCTCCTCACGTTGCTGCTCTTGTCCTCCAGACTTCGGCAGGCGAGCTCAGCAGCCTTTTGACGACGCTTGGGGAACTTCTGAGCAAGCTCACACAGTTTCATATAAACCTGGAGAGTTCTGCATCGGCAGTATGGGTTAATATCGAGGAAGCGCTCTTCCAAAACATCAAAGAACGCGTTGAGTTGAGACTTGTGGTTCTCGCTACGTTCGTCCTGCTTGCTGAGATAGCCGACCATGTTTCCACAGACTTCAATGAGGGCGCATCGAAGGGTATAAGACTGATTGTGTCAGTTGCGGGGCGGTTCATTCTCCGAATCGTCTTACCTCGCTATCCAGTTGCTTTGCGAGCATTGTCATCTGCTTGATCACCAGGCGTGGGGCCAGTTCGGACAACTTGGCGATGAAAGAAGAGACAGACTTGGGTCCTCGTGTATCGTTGGAGTTGAACTCCTTGTTACTAATTTCTCGAAGGACCTCGTCAGCGAGTTGGGGATAGTCGTATGTCTCGGCCAGAATGTGTAGAAACTCGGCCATGGGTTCCGACAAGTGTTCAAAGTAGGTGAGGTTCTGGATAATGTTGATTTGCGCCGCTGATCACTGTAAGCCATGTGAATCCACTCAAGCCCACGTTGGCATAACATACCATATCCATGGCCGTGGTGCTTCACAGCAATACACAGCACCTTGAAGCAGTGCATTCGGATGGTCGTGGCCTTTACCCGCTGCTCGCTCTCCAACACCATGTAGACCGGCCGAGTAAGAAGTCCAATAAATGTGTCTCTCTCGCTCGTGGTCAGGAAGATCTTGGACAACTTGAGCTTCAGGACCTTGCACATAATCTCCAGAGCAGCCTGGAGCTGTGTGGCCGAGTCCCACGCTGCCTCCTTATCCTTGGCCGCACCCTTCTTGGGCTTTCCACGTCCTCTGGAAGCAGGCACCGCCGAAGACTTTTCAGCCGCCTTTGTCTCGACAGCAGCAATGGTCCACTGCAGGAGAAAGGCGTATatctcgaggagcttcttgtgGTGGGGCACGGAGTCCTGCTCATCGGGCGAGTCGATGTCGCTGTGAACCGAGTCGGCCTCGGCGCTCAGGCCGCTCATGATGAGGTCGAAGATCTTGCTGAGGGCGTGGGTGGGGAGGTGTGCTGTGTATCTGGGAGTTTCAACTAGCTCAGAATCGCGTCCCAACGATGTCGGTTCGGGAGAAGAGGGGTGAAGGGAAATGGGGGCTAACTTGAGGAGGAATTGCAGCGAGTCCATGTGGGAGGCTCGCATTATCGCGTCGGGGTTGTCGGCGACGGCGTCGACGATGGGGTTCAGTACCGAGTTGACCACGGGGTTCGTGAGCGCCTCGGGGTCATTCTCGCAGTCGAACAGGGCGCTGTGGGCTTCTGGCGTGGCGATGCTCGCCGGGTCTGACATGTAGTGCTTGAGAGCATCGTTGAGGTCAAAGTCGATTGTATCCATGATGGGCGGTGCGAAAGAGTCGCCGCCGCAGAAGCGTGCGCACGACGGTGAATAGAGGGGAAGAAGCGGAGGGGAGGTGAAGTGCGGGACGCCAGCACAATCAACAAGGAATCATCCACTGTCGTAATTATTGTTGTGTATCTCTCTGCGCCAACCGTATCCTGCGATGGCGCGCGCCGTCAAATACCGGATCCGTCGGTGCTGGCGGTGACGGGTATTATTGTCGTCGATAGCTTGTATGGTGTTTTGGGGGGGTTATTTGGTGGCCCTGCCCGAGATTGGCCCCTTGGCAACGATTGTTTTTGTTTTCTTTGACGCGCCCACTCAGGACCCTTCCCCGCCATCATCCACTAAAACGCAGCGCGTTGCGCC includes:
- a CDS encoding NADH dehydrogenase [ubiquinone] 1 alpha subcomplex subunit 13, with product MPQDMPPRGGYEPVQYKRNLPAKGFRPGILLLGMGAVMGFGWYKLIHGMREANELAREKMWARINLIPLLQAEEDRDQVRRYLADQKREKELLGDNAKVYHSDRFVRPTFAVVPPPTTN
- a CDS encoding RNA polymerase II subunit A C-terminal domain phosphatase — its product is MFDKVVPLGTRLHYPITITKLLKSPGDTIKKQDSLFEYKFFWKRKIGDDTWVDETTYTEFDSPAEGILKQWRIREGMEVAADAPCFLVEEACGHEVQMQGLCSLCGADMTEINWATEERDTDRAMINMTHDQTALMVSENVAARAEHESQKRLLRQRKLTLVVDLDQTIIHACIEPTIGEWQRDPTNPNHQAVKDVKSFQLNDDGPRGLASGCTYYIKLRPGLAEFLEEISKMYELHVYTMGTRAYALNIARIVDPDKKLFGNRVISRDENGSITSKSLQRLFPVSTDMVVIIDDRADVWPLNRPNLIKVVPYDFFKGIGDINSSFLPKRQDVLPTLKQKPTSPKAKAAAKASPLDELVRMSGGDDAMNLKIQTEEQEKTLEKQLTDRPLLHMQEELDKEDEQQDPQNGDSSHSHHRNLLVDDDEELIALQDHLTDLHTSFYETYDRRRAERRQSEGTHPPAHSKTKRRASVDDGVDLSMVPDAGDILDELKSSVLSGLVIVLSGLVPLGVKVEESEIGMQAQSFGAQVLDTVSKRVTHLVVASSRPRTKKVQQAAKIPSIKIVNQNWLTDCLSQWRRLDERPYYLEIHDIDREKGGEDTTEVPSEVEEVEDAQTGQELKDFDWGEAEDELAEFMDDDDDDGESGDDTATNSGAETNDGDSVKQGTKRKMMADPDESDNDGASSIGESVLAKKQRLARNRGASGLRAIHTPNGDDADEEDASLPTPGPTGDEAADNKNGLVNADETMDFDEDELERELLAELEAAGD
- a CDS encoding Condensin complex subunit 1, whose amino-acid sequence is MDTIDFDLNDALKHYMSDPASIATPEAHSALFDCENDPEALTNPVVNSVLNPIVDAVADNPDAIMRASHMDSLQFLLKLAPISLHPSSPEPTSLGRDSELVETPRYTAHLPTHALSKIFDLIMSGLSAEADSVHSDIDSPDEQDSVPHHKKLLEIYAFLLQWTIAAVETKAAEKSSAVPASRGRGKPKKGAAKDKEAAWDSATQLQAALEIMCKVLKLKLSKIFLTTSERDTFIGLLTRPVYMVLESEQRVKATTIRMHCFKVLCIAVKHHGHGYAAQINIIQNLTYFEHLSEPMAEFLHILAETYDYPQLADEVLREISNKEFNSNDTRGPKSVSSFIAKLSELAPRLVIKQMTMLAKQLDSESYTLRCALIEVCGNMVGYLSKQDERSENHKSQLNAFFDVLEERFLDINPYCRCRTLQVYMKLCELAQKFPKRRQKAAELACRSLEDKSSNVRRNAIKLLGTLIKTHPFTVMHGAQLSRKEWQARLDKVEEELNALKPPPGMPGFGGDQANTTVDNELLDEATQIGSPEKPKPMTEEEKVAAIKKAQEEAATSEAIEKLTLTRRYYNEALKFIDVIHEATGTICQLLGSRNKSEVIEAIDFFEVGDAYNIEQNKDGIRRMLRLIWTKGNSDEGKGVQAHLIDCYRRLFFEAPDSFSPNDAANYIARNMISLTSGATPAELTSLEQLLATMMKGGMIPEVVITKLWQVYGVQKREISRTQRRGAIIILGMLATANPEIVVGEIETMLRTGLGAHGRNDLQLAKYTCIALRRINPTGRQAKDSPIKFSRLPNDHAVSARLAAITDVPSDSKEWYGVAEQAINAIYAIAKHPDTLCSDIIRHKTRQVFGQPQSRPGSQPGSRPGSRDDTKPIPTGDQIPTQNEKPKKRDNAIALSQLLFIVGHVAIKQIVHLELCELDFKRRKQEKEKLAPAKSDKDKEDADELDLIGGTTEDDFTEAMAHIRERELLYGPNSLLAIFGPLVSEICANNTTYADKGLQAAATLCLAKLMCVSAEYCETNLPLLITIMERSPDATVRSNAVIALGDMAVCFNHLIDENTDFLYRRLADADTSVKRTCLMTLTFLILAGQVKVKGQLGEMAKCMEDDDRRIADLARMFFTELSTKDNAVYNHFVDMFSLLSAGGNMEEESFRRVVRFLLGFVEKDKHAKQLAEKLAARLSRCETERQWNDVAFALGILQHKNEEITKLVSEGYKMVQSAA